Below is a window of Synechococcus sp. RSCCF101 DNA.
GGTGGGGCGGTCGCGGTGATGGGGCATCCGATCAGCGCTGCAGGCGGAACTGCAGCATCAGGTTGTTCGACGGCACAGGCATCCTGGCGCTGAGCACCAGCCCGCAGCGAGCCGCCTCCCGCGTCACCCAGCTCAGCTGCCGCAGTCCCATGGCCGGGTCCCGCTGCCGCAGGCTGGCATCGAAGGCCAGGTTGCTCGGGGCGGTGTCGGTTTCCTCCTCCAGGAACGGCCCGTACACCACCAGCGCTCCGCCCTCCCTGAGCAGCGCGGCGGCCAAGGCACAGAGCATCGGCCAGTGATCGCTCGGCATGATGTGAACGGTGTTGGCGGTGAACACCGCATCCACCGGGTCCTGCGGCCAGGAGGCGGCGTCGCTCACGTCGAGGCGGATCGCCGGCGGCAGTGCGGCCCCCGGCGCCAGCCGGGGGCGGCCCTCCTGGTCCAGCCGGTCCTCCAGCTCCGCCAGGAGCGGGCCCGGTTCGGAGCACTGCCAGTGCAGAGCGGGCATCCGGCTGCAGCAGTGAACGGCGTGCTGGCCGCTGCCGGAGCCGATCTCCAGCAGCTGGGCACCCCTGGGCAGCCAGCCCTCGAGCACCCGGAGGATGACCTCCTTGTTGCGTTCACAGGCTGCGGAGAACAGCACGGGGCTCCTGGATGGACCGACATCCTCGTTGTTGCCAACCCCACACCGATGGCGGCAGCTGGGGATTTCTGCTCATTCTCCCGGGCCGGTGCCTCTGGCTACCGACGGGGCGGGGCCGGCGGGAATGAAGTTCTTACAGCGCCGCTCCCTTCATCCGGGACCTGCCGGACCGCTGCTCCTCCGACCCGTTCACGCCATGACCTCCACGCTTCCCTCACCGACCATGGCCGAGGCCACCCCTGCCGCCGCCGGGTCGAGCCGGCTGGATCCGATCAAGGCCCTGGCCGCGGTGGCTCTCTCGGCCGTGTCCTGGGATGGGGTTCTGAGCAAGGCCGGATCCCGGGCTCTGCGCCACTCGCTCGACTACCGCGAGCCCTATCGCTCGATGAGCGACAAGGAGATGGTGGCGATGATCGATGAGCTGCTGCAGATCCTCAGGACCCGTGGTGCCCAGCACCTGATGCTGGATGCTGCCCAGACCCTGAGCATGGCTCAGCGGCGCACGGCTTACGCGATGGCGGCCGAGATCATGCGCTCCGATGGACCCCTGGAAGACGATGAGCGCAACATCCTGGCCAGCCTGGCCGATGCGTTCGAACTGCCCGCCTCCCTCACCGAGAAGGTGATCGAGGTGATGACGATGCTCCACGCCGACGTGTTCTACGGGCTCCGCTGAGGGAGCGTGCAGCGCCAGGCGAAGGCCCCCCGGGGTAGCTCCTCGAGGGGCTCGCAGCGGTAGCCGGCGTCCCGGCTGATCGCCTTCAGGTCCTCAAGCCGCCTGCGTTCGTCCGAGTTGCGCCCGGCCGCCGCCAGGTGCAGCTCAGCCGGTGGCGGTGAGGCCTTCAGGGCCTGCCGCAGATCGTCCTCCTCCCCCCAGGCCCTCCCCGGCCCGTCCAGGCGGCCGGCCGCCAGCAGCACCCGGTCGCTGGCCGCGAACAGCTCCGGCCGCCGCGCGTAGCGGTGGCTGGCGCCGGCCAGCCGCAGGGACACCGAGCGGAAGTCATCCCGCTCCCGATCGAAGCGTCCCGCCGATGGCTGCAGCTCCCGGAACGACTCCGTCCAGACGTGCACAACGGCCACCGCGGCCAGCAGCAGCGCCAGCCAGGCGGCCCGTGGCCGCAGCGACCAATCGGCCAGGCCGATGGCCACAGCCGGGATCAACACCGGCACCAGCACGATGAAGTAGCGCGCGAAGGCGATTGGCCTGAGGAACGACACGGCCACCACCAGCAGCACCATCAGGAGGCCGCCCCAGAGCCCGGTGCGGTCCGCCAGCCGCCGCCACTCGATCGGCTGCGCCTTGGCGGGGCGTCCCCAGAGCTGCAGGACCAATACGGCCATGGCGATCGCTGCCAGCATCCGGAAGGGATCCGCACCCAGAGCCCGGCGGAGCACGGCCGTGAGCAGCGAGAACTCCGGTGGCGCGATCCAGTCGTTGGTGGAGGGGTCCAGCAGATAGCCGGAGGCATGCACGATCCAGGCGGCCCCGGGCACCATTCCGGCGCCGCAGGCCAGGGCGAGCCGCCAGCGCCGCCGGCAGGCGTCCCAGAGGCCGGTGGCACCCAGCAGGGCCAGTCCGTAGAAGTGGGTGAAGCCACTGAGGGCCACCAGCAGGGCGTAGCCGATG
It encodes the following:
- a CDS encoding glycosyltransferase family 39 protein — encoded protein: MRHRTPQPRFAAEPLLTLLAGVVCAAFAARTFLLIDSSSLWGDELRSVIKSFQPSPGFILSYLRTDSHPPLYYLSLWGWGQAIGQTAWSLRAFSWLAYLLGGGLMALQAALLARHRRRAAVIAALLAFCTPFPVRFAIEGKSYALLVALIAGALILRAQALERPRRQGPGIGYALLVALSGFTHFYGLALLGATGLWDACRRRWRLALACGAGMVPGAAWIVHASGYLLDPSTNDWIAPPEFSLLTAVLRRALGADPFRMLAAIAMAVLVLQLWGRPAKAQPIEWRRLADRTGLWGGLLMVLLVVAVSFLRPIAFARYFIVLVPVLIPAVAIGLADWSLRPRAAWLALLLAAVAVVHVWTESFRELQPSAGRFDRERDDFRSVSLRLAGASHRYARRPELFAASDRVLLAAGRLDGPGRAWGEEDDLRQALKASPPPAELHLAAAGRNSDERRRLEDLKAISRDAGYRCEPLEELPRGAFAWRCTLPQRSP
- a CDS encoding tellurite resistance TerB family protein; its protein translation is MTSTLPSPTMAEATPAAAGSSRLDPIKALAAVALSAVSWDGVLSKAGSRALRHSLDYREPYRSMSDKEMVAMIDELLQILRTRGAQHLMLDAAQTLSMAQRRTAYAMAAEIMRSDGPLEDDERNILASLADAFELPASLTEKVIEVMTMLHADVFYGLR
- a CDS encoding DUF938 domain-containing protein, which translates into the protein MLFSAACERNKEVILRVLEGWLPRGAQLLEIGSGSGQHAVHCCSRMPALHWQCSEPGPLLAELEDRLDQEGRPRLAPGAALPPAIRLDVSDAASWPQDPVDAVFTANTVHIMPSDHWPMLCALAAALLREGGALVVYGPFLEEETDTAPSNLAFDASLRQRDPAMGLRQLSWVTREAARCGLVLSARMPVPSNNLMLQFRLQR